The following proteins are encoded in a genomic region of Neospora caninum Liverpool complete genome, chromosome XI:
- a CDS encoding putative adenylyl cyclase associated protein has translation EPHLELHCNASFFPKPGMVLSSCTCLQFFQGTKEQTKVGNRKAGESTATMSGTAAKSGAKGAEKLELQGDTWRVCNFVDKKDIIKIDAATMKQKVQIRDCKGVGIQIESKVNSVIIDNCENLRLCVNSLISGAEFVNCRKIKFQVQGTCHSIAIDKCSGVDLYVSKESKDVEITTSKSGEMNLNFPKTDQEDGDWTEVPIPEQFHHHIKNGVLETRVSELYSR, from the exons GAACCACACCTCGAACTACATTGTaacgcgtcttttttcccgaaGCCAGGCATGGTTCTGTCATCGTGCACGTGTCTTCAGTTTTTTCAGGGGACTAAAGAGCAAACCAAAGTCGGCAATCGCAAGGCAG GTGAGTCCACTGCCACCATGTCGGGAACTGCGGCAAAAAGTGGGGCCAAGGGGGCCGAGAAGTTGGAACTGCAAGGCGACACATGGCGCGTGTGCAACTTTGTCGATAAGAAGGACATCATCAAAATCGATGCGGCTACAATGAAACAAAAAGTCCAG ATCCGCGACTGTAAAGGAGTTGGCATCCAGATAGAATCAAAGGTCAACTCCGTCATCATTGACAACTGCGAAAACTTGAGGCTGTGCGTCAACAGCCTGATCTCTGGTGCCGAGTTCGTCAACTGTCGCAAAATCAAGTTTCAGGTCCAGGGTACTTGCCATTCGATTGCGATCGACAAGTGCTCGGGTGTGGATCTCTATGTCTCGAAGGAAAGCAAAGATGTCGAGATCACGACTAGCAAGTCTGGGGAAATGAATCTGAATTTCCCCAAGACAGACCAGGAGGATGGCGATTGGACAGAAGTGCCCATTCCCGAACAATTCCACCACCACATCAAGAACGGCGTACTTGAAACCAGGGTTTCTGAGCTGTACTCGCgctga
- a CDS encoding Ubiquitin-conjugating enzyme, related — MAEAVVVPRSFRLLDELEKGQKGQVAEGVSFGLEEADDISLTKWSGTIFGPPGTAFENRIYSVSINCGPSYPDEPPEVCFRTRINMHSVDPTGVVLRSSFPLLRSWQRHYTLDLLLTALRQEMAAPANRRLPQPPEGDMY; from the exons ATGGCGGAG GCCGTAGTAGTGCCGCGCTCGTTCCGGCTACTGGACGAATTGGAGAAGGGCCAGAAGGGTCAGGTTGCAGAAGGTGTCTCGTTCGGCTTGGAGGAAGCGGATGACATTTCGCTAACAAAGTGGTCAGGCACCATCTTCGGCCCCCCTGGA ACGGCGTTCGAAAACAGAATTTATTCCGTCAGCATCAACTGCGGTCCGAGCTATCCTGATGAGCCACCTGAGGTTTGCTTTCGAACTCGCATCAACATGCACTCTGTGGACCCAACTGGAGTG GTCCTGCGTAGCAGTTTCCCGTTGCTGCGGTCCTGGCAGCGACATTACACTTTGGATCTCCTTTTAACGGCGCTGCGCCAGGAAATGGCTGCTCCAGCGAACCGACGCCTTCCACAGCCACCTGAAGGAGACATGTACTGA
- a CDS encoding Oligoribonuclease, related: MRLFPRFPYKLLSKTRWLTNTVCLGDNWSSCAQPCFEDELARLRSSKLGTTGSLQEAKRPQTHIGGEGFTGTRDEKAVVYRGATLKNTSSGGKSAETGFSFLPRVHFHSLSVPQPASEKMEHPGADGAMQAPVRFQSVSKEEADHLAPIRTSVTISEENGTELQAPIVWIDCEMTGLDVERDQIIEIAVIVTDGQCRRRIVGPHLIIHASDKLLDGMDEWCKKTHGNSGLTAACRQSTTTLADAEEKILDFVSRHVATTRVAPLGGNSVHVDRQFLTKQMPRLIAHLSYRIIDVSTVKELAKRWKPELPFFEKANNHRALDDIHASIDELLYYSQHLFRIGQ, translated from the coding sequence ATGCGACTGTTCCCGCGATTTCCCTACAAACTTCTGAGCAAGACACGGTGGCTGACAAATACAGTGTGTCTCGGAGACAATTGGAGCAGTTGTGCACAACCCTGCTTCGAAGACGAGCTAGCGCGCCTCCGTTCCAGCAAGCTGGGAACGACGGGTTCACTtcaggaggcgaagcgcccTCAGACGCACATTGGCGGCGAGGGCTTCACAGGCAcacgagacgaaaaagcTGTCGTCTACCGAGGAGCGACGCTCAAGAACACCTCCAGCGGGGGCAAGAGTGCGGAAACTgggttttccttcttgcctCGGGTCCACTTTCACTCTTTGAGCGTTCCGCAGCCGGCTTCAGAAAAAATGGAACATCCGGGCGCCGACGGCGCTATGCAAGCTCCGGTGAGGTTCCAGAGTGTGTcgaaagaggaggcggatCACCTAGCGCCCATCCGAACAAGCGTTACAATAAGTGAAGAAAATGGAACGGAGCTGCAGGCCCCCATTGTTTGGATTGATTGCGAGATGACTGGACTGGACGTCGAGAGAGACCAAATCATCGAAATTGCAGTCATTGTGACTGACGGCCAGTGCAGAAGGCGCATCGTTGGCCCCCATTTGATCATCCACGCCAGTGACAAACTGCTCGATGGAATGGATGAATGGTGTAAAAAGACTCACGGCAACTCGGGCCTCACTGCGGCCTGCCGGCAGTCGACTACGACGCTGgccgacgccgaggagaAAATTCTGGACTTTGTCTCCCGCCATGTAGCGACAACGCGTGTTGCTCCGCTGGGCGGGAATAGTGTTCATGTAGACAGGCAGTTTCTCACGAAGCAGATGCCAAGGCTTATTGCACACCTTAGCTACCGAATAATCGATGTGTCCACTGTGAAGGAGCTCGCGAAGCGATGGAAGCCGGAATTGCCCTTTTTCGAAAAAGCAAACAACCATCGGGCGCTGGACGATATACACGCAAGCATCGACGAACTCCTGTATTACTCTCAACATTTGTTTCGGATTGGTCAGTGA